A portion of the Edaphobacter lichenicola genome contains these proteins:
- a CDS encoding type II secretion system protein GspD, protein MKPITQLRATVVARCTVVLTLWSLCLTTLAQALPAPQSSTQAKSADVPVSSANIDESLVTNGTAPTKHNARAAEEAYLAGARLLEHNDLTGAELQFRKATALNASSRDYALALSVTHQRHVNELVQRSGKARLLGQNEKAETLLAEARLLDPENNIVGQHVDAGALPKVFHPEIEPWIREGPVIAGPITLTPNSDLKSFHIHTDEQDVIRQVFSAYGIRAIFDESVQHDKIRFDLDELPYQQASSIVLDMGHLFSVPLDAKSVIIAKDTPENRERLEHQLQETIFIPGMTNEEMDNLGALVKNIFDVKQVTVGKSSGTLVIRAPQETLTYINLTLADLIDGGSEVMIDLQLYSIDKSNQRNIGAQLPQQIGIYSVSSAAQNLVSANQSIVNQAIAQGLIPAGASNVAIALALVASGLVQSTLLSSTVGFFGGGLTTTGVTTNQNPTFNLALTASDTRALDDMQIRVADRQSATFRVGERYPITTATYSSGVTGSAAALANTTINGVPVSSLLNSAVGTAATIPQIQYEDLGLTLKATPTVQKSGEIRVHIDLKIEALTGNSLSNIPILNNEQFVSDVTLNDGETALMASSLTKSEAASIAGYPGLSQLPGFQTATGDQTTDTDSSELILLVTPHITRRRSNLTVGPRIAINLPEPPS, encoded by the coding sequence ATGAAACCCATCACTCAGCTTCGCGCCACTGTCGTCGCAAGATGCACGGTCGTGCTTACGCTCTGGAGTCTGTGTCTCACCACGCTAGCCCAGGCGTTGCCAGCTCCCCAATCATCCACACAGGCCAAATCCGCTGATGTTCCGGTTTCGTCAGCCAACATCGACGAGTCTCTGGTCACCAACGGGACAGCTCCGACGAAACACAACGCCCGAGCCGCCGAAGAAGCCTACCTCGCCGGCGCGCGGCTACTCGAGCACAACGATCTCACCGGTGCCGAGCTGCAGTTCCGCAAAGCTACCGCGCTCAATGCATCCAGCCGTGACTACGCGCTGGCGCTCAGCGTAACTCACCAGCGCCATGTCAACGAGCTCGTGCAGCGGTCCGGCAAAGCCCGGCTCCTCGGCCAAAACGAAAAAGCCGAGACCTTGCTTGCCGAGGCCCGCCTGCTCGATCCGGAGAACAATATCGTCGGTCAACATGTAGACGCCGGGGCGCTGCCCAAAGTCTTCCATCCTGAAATAGAACCTTGGATACGTGAAGGCCCAGTCATCGCCGGGCCCATTACACTTACTCCCAACTCTGATCTGAAGAGCTTCCACATCCATACCGACGAGCAGGACGTCATCCGGCAGGTCTTCTCCGCCTACGGCATCCGTGCCATATTCGATGAGTCCGTTCAGCACGACAAGATTCGCTTCGACCTGGATGAATTGCCTTATCAACAAGCCTCCTCAATTGTCCTCGACATGGGACATCTCTTCAGTGTTCCGCTCGATGCCAAAAGCGTCATTATTGCCAAAGACACTCCAGAGAATCGCGAGCGCCTCGAGCATCAGTTACAGGAGACCATCTTCATCCCCGGTATGACCAACGAGGAGATGGACAACCTTGGCGCTCTCGTAAAAAACATCTTCGATGTTAAACAAGTGACTGTTGGCAAGAGCTCCGGAACTCTCGTTATCCGCGCTCCTCAAGAGACTCTTACTTACATCAATCTCACACTCGCCGACCTTATCGACGGCGGCAGTGAGGTCATGATCGACCTCCAGCTCTACTCCATCGACAAGAGCAATCAGCGCAACATCGGCGCTCAGCTGCCGCAGCAAATTGGCATCTACAGCGTTTCCTCCGCGGCGCAAAATCTTGTCTCGGCGAATCAAAGCATCGTGAATCAGGCCATAGCTCAGGGCCTCATCCCCGCCGGCGCAAGCAACGTCGCCATAGCCTTGGCGCTTGTCGCCTCCGGCCTTGTCCAGAGCACCCTTCTCTCCAGCACAGTTGGCTTTTTCGGGGGCGGCCTAACCACGACCGGCGTTACCACCAACCAAAACCCAACATTTAACCTTGCCCTGACCGCAAGCGACACCCGTGCGCTCGATGACATGCAAATCCGGGTTGCCGACCGCCAGTCCGCAACCTTCCGCGTTGGCGAGCGCTATCCCATTACAACTGCAACCTACTCCAGCGGCGTTACCGGCAGTGCCGCGGCTCTTGCGAACACAACAATCAACGGTGTCCCCGTCTCCAGTCTTCTCAACTCTGCCGTGGGAACCGCGGCCACCATCCCGCAGATTCAATATGAGGATCTTGGCCTCACGCTGAAGGCAACGCCAACTGTTCAGAAGTCCGGCGAGATTAGAGTCCACATTGATTTGAAGATTGAAGCGTTGACTGGCAACTCGCTAAGCAATATCCCGATCCTCAATAACGAGCAGTTCGTCTCCGACGTGACACTCAACGACGGCGAGACTGCGCTCATGGCAAGCAGTCTCACCAAAAGCGAAGCAGCCAGCATCGCTGGATACCCTGGACTGAGCCAGCTCCCCGGATTTCAAACTGCCACCGGCGACCAGACGACCGACACCGACTCCAGCGAACTGATCCTGCTCGTTACGCCGCATATCACCCGCCGCCGCTCAAACCTGACGGTCGGTCCTAGAATCGCCATCAACTTACCTGAGCCGCCAAGCTAG
- a CDS encoding helix-turn-helix domain-containing protein has product MKREMDGLITQMHSAGIPYSEAVRQFKRRFILEVLAHHKGNQCKAAEELGMHRNTLSRTLAELDMDTAQIRNGMRRPPRSERPHIQSIASAR; this is encoded by the coding sequence TTGAAGCGCGAAATGGACGGCTTGATCACGCAGATGCACAGCGCCGGCATCCCTTACTCGGAGGCCGTTCGTCAATTCAAGAGACGCTTCATCCTCGAAGTGCTCGCGCACCACAAGGGAAATCAGTGCAAAGCCGCTGAAGAGCTAGGCATGCATCGCAATACGCTCAGCCGCACCCTCGCCGAGCTCGACATGGATACCGCGCAGATCCGCAACGGCATGCGTCGGCCACCCCGGAGCGAGCGCCCACATATTCAAAGTATTGCCAGCGCCCGTTAG
- a CDS encoding CvpA family protein codes for MNLFDWFLIAILAYSTIVAFVRGIILELFSLGGLIAGIVIASWNYDRLALFVERLITTPAIAQIVAFFAIVIGVMVLSTLLGKALNRTAQAIGLGFFDRLLGGVFGFARGCLLGAVIMMSIAAFMPHSTWIASSQLSSYFLAGAHAVSFVVPHDLQQQILDGAEQIKHNAPHWIKPLR; via the coding sequence ATGAACCTCTTCGACTGGTTTCTAATCGCGATTCTGGCCTACTCCACCATCGTGGCTTTTGTGCGCGGCATCATCCTGGAGCTCTTCTCCCTCGGAGGCTTGATTGCTGGAATCGTAATCGCTAGTTGGAATTACGATCGTCTTGCGCTCTTTGTCGAGCGCCTCATCACGACACCAGCCATCGCACAAATCGTTGCCTTTTTCGCCATTGTCATCGGAGTAATGGTGCTCAGCACCCTCCTTGGAAAAGCTCTCAACCGGACAGCACAAGCGATCGGCCTGGGTTTTTTCGATCGGCTTCTGGGTGGAGTCTTCGGCTTCGCGCGAGGCTGTCTGCTCGGCGCCGTCATTATGATGTCCATCGCCGCTTTTATGCCCCATTCCACCTGGATTGCAAGCTCGCAGTTATCTTCCTATTTCCTTGCGGGGGCGCATGCGGTATCCTTCGTTGTACCTCACGACCTGCAGCAACAGATTCTGGACGGCGCCGAGCAGATCAAGCACAACGCGCCCCACTGGATCAAACCGCTCCGGTAG
- a CDS encoding phosphoribosylaminoimidazolesuccinocarboxamide synthase yields the protein MSTALLQTDLGSLPLTARGKVRDIYALSADQLLFVASDRISAFDHVLGSGIPDKGKILTQLSLFWFNFLKSVVPNHLITAVASEFPTQLQPFLNQLDGRSMLVKRAKMFPVECVVRGYLSGSGWKDYQATGAICGIKLPAGLRESDRLPEPIFTPAAKINTGGHDENISYETVEQTIGTAHANALRTLTLDIYEKATKHAASKGLILADTKFEFGLIPDKNGNDQIVLADEVLTPDSSRYWPAETYNPGGPQPSFDKQYVRDYLESIRWNKQAPAPALPDEVVTRTREKYLDAFRLITGRTDLANT from the coding sequence ATGTCAACAGCTCTTCTCCAGACTGATCTTGGTTCTCTCCCCCTGACTGCTCGCGGCAAGGTCCGCGACATCTACGCCCTCTCCGCTGACCAGCTTCTCTTCGTCGCCAGCGACCGCATCTCAGCCTTCGACCACGTTCTGGGAAGTGGAATCCCCGATAAAGGCAAGATCCTCACCCAACTCTCCCTCTTCTGGTTCAACTTCCTGAAGAGCGTTGTCCCCAATCACCTCATCACAGCTGTGGCGTCAGAGTTTCCAACGCAGTTGCAGCCGTTCCTCAATCAGCTGGATGGCCGCAGCATGCTCGTCAAACGAGCCAAAATGTTTCCTGTGGAGTGCGTGGTACGCGGCTATCTCTCGGGTTCAGGCTGGAAGGACTACCAGGCGACGGGCGCGATCTGTGGCATCAAACTACCCGCCGGTCTTCGCGAATCTGACCGATTGCCCGAGCCCATCTTTACTCCGGCTGCCAAGATCAACACCGGCGGCCACGACGAAAACATCTCTTATGAGACGGTTGAGCAGACCATCGGCACCGCCCACGCTAACGCCCTCCGCACTCTTACACTCGACATCTACGAAAAGGCAACGAAACACGCCGCCAGTAAGGGACTAATCCTCGCCGACACAAAATTTGAATTCGGACTTATTCCTGACAAGAACGGCAACGACCAGATTGTCCTCGCCGACGAGGTCCTTACGCCTGATTCCTCCCGCTACTGGCCTGCTGAAACCTACAATCCCGGTGGACCTCAGCCTTCCTTCGACAAACAGTACGTTCGCGACTACCTCGAATCCATTCGGTGGAACAAGCAAGCTCCAGCACCCGCACTCCCCGACGAGGTCGTGACTCGCACCCGTGAAAAATACCTCGACGCCTTCCGCCTGATTACCGGCCGTACCGATCTAGCCAACACCTAA